aaaaaattgcacttacagtttttaaagttttttacaaatgaaaattttttttctttttgtctgtagtcatttttttagtaaaaaaaaaattaaaaaattttcaagtgtcGGCTAACGTAATTTTCATCGAAAATATTTAGTATGAAAACATTTAATGATAACttccgtaattttttttttattacaattattttcgTGATAATCAAAAGTTTATCGTGATCATTTTTGACAGACCCtctagttaaaattaattgaagtaaaatttaattaagcgTATTTAGATATAAAAGGATTCATAATCTCCGAAACAGTGGCAGCATTGCTCATATGAAAATGATGCGTCCCAGGTACGGTGTGGAAGCGAAAGTCATCAGAGACTTCTTTCAATTCTTCGAGTACGTCATAGTAAAATTCTTTGGGCTCGTTGTGTTTCGAATTTTCACCTTTTATAATCATGTAGGGGCAGTGAATTTGACGGGCGAGTAATTTAAGATGGTCGTGCGTGTATCCTGTGTccgtcaaaaataatttgactcGTGGATCGCGGTGAAAGTACATAGTACCGTCTTCTTTTTTAGTAACACCGCGCTCCAtcaatattttacataattcAACGTCCAAAGAGTTTCTGGAGGCTTTTATCCATCGTGTTATCGCTTCCTCCTCGACATAGCTTGGAACAGGCGtcgtaaatttttcatagctGAAAAACTGATTCCATTCTCTGGCGAATAACGGTAGATGTTTTACGGCGTTGAGTGATGGGTACTTGAAGTAATCAAAGGCTACTACAAATTTAACATTGTCAGGAAATAATGACGTGTAATTGAAAGTTACCATGCCGCCTAAGGAGTGGCCCATCAGCCCAAATTTTTCCATTCCAAAGTATTCTTTTATGCGATGAATTGTTTGGACGTACAGAAGAGTATTGTACATGAGCCCTTTGGGGATCCAGCTGGAGAATCCATGACCTGGAAGGTCTATAGCTAGCAGAGATATATTTGATGGTAAGTTTACTGCCAGGGGATCGAAAGAACATGAATTGTCTTGCCAGCCATGCAAAGCTATTATTGGCGGTGCGTCTGTTGGTCCCCAATGTTTacctgtaattatttttaatcttagtaatcaaacgatttaaaaaataatgaaaattaatttagcagatatttaatcatttttagaatttttgttagtaaataagtttcgagaaaaaaaataagaaaaaaaaattgacatgtagaaattttaaaagagtgaatttttagaattaatttaattgttaaataaaattaaaaatcgatcaagtgacagctaactttaatgtcattaaaaaataataactataatattttgcaatgaaaattaaattagccgacacttgaaaattttgataatttattttatttaaaaataatttttaaaaaattaaaacaaaaattttcacatgtagaaaatttgaaaaattattcgtggaattttttaaaaatagttttttagttataattttaatttaaaaaaaaaatcaaaaattttttagcgtcggctaacttaattttcattattttgcaatgaaaattaagttagcagACATATAACAACTtagatagttttttttattgaaaaaattattacaaaaaaataaaaataaaatttaatttgtaaaaaaattttaagtgcaaatttaaaaaaattaatttccagttctaatttaataaataaaaaataaaaatcaaaaacgtCAACtgagtattattattttgtaaatgaaaattaatttagcagataattaataatttttttaacaaataaattatagtaaaaaaaaattgacaagtagaaatttcaaaaatttttaaaaataattttttagaacaaatttgtttgttaaaaaaaattaaaaaatgatcaagtgacagctaactttaacgTCACTGTAacttagttataaaataataatttttttgtataaaaaaattttttttactcaccAGCTAATTTACCCCATGGCACTTTAATTTCAActtccttaaatttttttccagatGAAAATTTCCGTTGTTGAAATTGAACTGTCAATTTAGAagactgattttttaatactctATTGCAAATGCGTGCGAGCATGTTGACTGACTGCGGAAAacaaatacaaattaattaaattaatgaaagaGTGACACTTGGTGATTGTTAGAAAAATAAGGTGGAGGTGGTTATTATAGTGGACTTTGAACTTGCACATGAGAAGCGTGAGTAAACTGAGCCGTGTAATGAAACACGAGTAATAAGctaattatttatcagttGTATCATTTTATTAGATTAATGTAAGCAAACAAGTTAATATAATAGATAACAAACCATTGCGCGATGAGTGTGCAGAAAAATACTTTAACGTCACTTTCAATCGCTGAT
This genomic interval from Cotesia glomerata isolate CgM1 linkage group LG1, MPM_Cglom_v2.3, whole genome shotgun sequence contains the following:
- the LOC123267300 gene encoding probable serine hydrolase; the protein is MSVNMLARICNRVLKNQSSKLTVQFQQRKFSSGKKFKEVEIKVPWGKLAGKHWGPTDAPPIIALHGWQDNSCSFDPLAVNLPSNISLLAIDLPGHGFSSWIPKGLMYNTLLYVQTIHRIKEYFGMEKFGLMGHSLGGMVTFNYTSLFPDNVKFVVAFDYFKYPSLNAVKHLPLFAREWNQFFSYEKFTTPVPSYVEEEAITRWIKASRNSLDVELCKILMERGVTKKEDGTMYFHRDPRVKLFLTDTGYTHDHLKLLARQIHCPYMIIKGENSKHNEPKEFYYDVLEELKEVSDDFRFHTVPGTHHFHMSNAATVSEIMNPFISKYA